One window of Catonella massiliensis genomic DNA carries:
- a CDS encoding IS110 family RNA-guided transposase yields the protein MNIKGTKKKNQVVTANIFEQQELLKKSEVIKENLAASTWRELETNGKFDKNKKLSFISDDMLILGCDVGSETHYVRAIDTRGRELSKSAYSFNNDYEGFQSAKEWAVKIAAEHDKSQIVLGLEPTGHYWFCLATWMIANGISVVQVNPYAVKQTKEVEDNSQLKDDRKDPKLIANLVKDGNFGMPYLPEKIYAELRRLSMFRDQLNEDRIRTINRMHREMKIYFPEYKEALGKVDGAFSLELLKEAPFPDELTALGEEGIRQIWHAAKLRGRGYSRAREILQYAKASVGIKDGSIASKTAVKWFVQKIMELDVELAVIENQINQKCHEIPHTGNVLEISGIGENTLSGILAEMGDISRFDDVKEIQKLSGLGLVACSSGKHKGETKISHRGRKRLRYWLFQAAKSAVAHVEEFKELHMYYTTRADNPLKKMQSLIVIACKLLRIIYTILNTGTKYAPKKMLMDIRRPENKEAIVA from the coding sequence ATGAATATTAAAGGCACAAAGAAAAAAAATCAAGTAGTAACAGCAAATATTTTTGAACAGCAGGAGCTTTTGAAAAAATCGGAGGTGATTAAGGAAAATCTCGCAGCTTCAACCTGGCGTGAGTTGGAAACCAATGGTAAGTTCGATAAAAATAAAAAACTCTCTTTTATCAGCGATGACATGCTTATCTTGGGATGTGATGTAGGCAGCGAAACGCACTATGTGAGAGCAATTGATACCAGAGGACGGGAACTCAGTAAGTCCGCATATTCTTTCAACAATGATTATGAGGGATTCCAGAGTGCAAAAGAATGGGCAGTAAAGATAGCTGCTGAACATGATAAGAGTCAGATAGTACTTGGCTTAGAGCCGACCGGTCACTACTGGTTCTGCCTTGCTACCTGGATGATTGCAAATGGAATCAGTGTTGTTCAGGTAAACCCTTATGCTGTTAAGCAGACAAAGGAGGTTGAAGATAACAGCCAGCTGAAGGATGACAGGAAGGATCCAAAACTGATAGCAAATCTTGTCAAGGATGGCAACTTTGGTATGCCATATCTTCCAGAAAAAATCTATGCTGAACTTCGTAGGTTATCCATGTTCAGAGACCAACTGAATGAAGACAGAATTCGAACAATCAACCGGATGCACAGGGAGATGAAGATATATTTCCCGGAGTATAAGGAAGCATTGGGAAAAGTCGATGGAGCATTTAGCCTTGAACTGCTGAAAGAGGCACCATTTCCGGATGAACTGACCGCACTTGGAGAAGAAGGGATAAGACAGATTTGGCATGCTGCTAAACTTAGAGGACGCGGGTACAGCAGAGCCAGAGAAATCTTACAGTACGCAAAAGCAAGTGTTGGGATTAAGGATGGATCTATTGCAAGCAAGACAGCTGTAAAGTGGTTCGTGCAGAAAATCATGGAACTGGATGTTGAACTTGCTGTTATAGAGAACCAGATCAACCAGAAATGTCATGAGATACCGCATACAGGTAACGTTCTGGAGATATCTGGGATTGGAGAAAATACACTTTCCGGTATTCTTGCAGAGATGGGAGATATTTCAAGATTTGATGATGTTAAGGAAATACAGAAATTAAGCGGATTAGGCCTTGTGGCATGCAGTTCAGGAAAGCATAAGGGAGAAACCAAAATCAGTCATAGAGGACGCAAACGACTCAGATATTGGTTATTCCAGGCAGCAAAGTCAGCAGTGGCCCATGTAGAGGAATTCAAAGAACTCCATATGTATTATACGACACGAGCCGATAATCCGTTGAAAAAGATGCAGTCATTGATTGTGATAGCCTGCAAGCTTCTGAGGATTATCTATACGATTCTGAATACTGGTACGAAATATGCTCCGAAGAAGATGTTGATGGACATCAGACGTCCGGAAAATAAGGAAGCTATTGTAGCGTAA
- a CDS encoding sigma-70 family RNA polymerase sigma factor, whose protein sequence is MQLIVRYENKNQIINLNSKEAEELMESLSLKYDKNLSEEELELLIQDAWDEGFNKPEYNNLHKFERHRGLSSKRSREEDDDVILEPQMDEVKDPTIFCKEEMERNDNWEYEEVCQKIRRILKQSTAEMVIAIALDGMSVGEYADLTGDIANNVSHRYRRAIKKLKDNYLKTSF, encoded by the coding sequence ATGCAACTTATAGTCAGATATGAAAATAAAAATCAGATAATAAATCTGAACTCAAAGGAAGCTGAAGAACTGATGGAAAGCTTATCATTAAAATATGATAAAAACCTGTCTGAGGAAGAACTGGAACTACTTATTCAGGATGCTTGGGATGAGGGTTTCAATAAACCTGAATACAATAATCTGCACAAGTTTGAAAGGCATAGAGGACTAAGCAGTAAAAGAAGTAGAGAAGAAGATGATGATGTTATCCTCGAACCTCAAATGGATGAGGTAAAAGATCCAACTATATTTTGTAAAGAAGAGATGGAAAGAAACGATAATTGGGAGTATGAAGAAGTGTGCCAGAAAATACGCAGAATTCTAAAGCAAAGTACAGCAGAGATGGTAATTGCTATAGCACTTGATGGGATGTCAGTTGGAGAATATGCAGATTTGACAGGAGATATTGCGAACAATGTCAGCCATCGCTATAGAAGGGCAATAAAAAAACTTAAAGATAATTATTTGAAGACGTCCTTTTAG
- a CDS encoding sigma-70 family RNA polymerase sigma factor, whose protein sequence is MQLIVRYENKNQIINLNSKEAEELMESLSLKYDKNLSEEELELLIQDAWDEGFNKPEYNNLHKFERHRGLSSKRSREEDDDVILEPQMDEVKDPTIFCKEEMERNDNWEYEEVCQKIRRILKQSTAEMVIAIALDGMSVGEYADLTGDIANNVSHRYRRAIKKLKDNYLKTSF, encoded by the coding sequence ATGCAACTTATAGTCAGATATGAAAATAAGAATCAGATAATAAATCTGAACTCAAAGGAAGCTGAAGAACTGATGGAAAGCTTATCATTAAAATATGATAAAAACCTGTCTGAGGAAGAACTGGAACTACTTATTCAGGATGCTTGGGATGAGGGTTTCAATAAACCTGAATACAATAATCTGCACAAGTTTGAAAGGCATAGAGGACTAAGCAGTAAAAGAAGTAGAGAAGAAGATGATGATGTTATCCTCGAACCTCAAATGGATGAGGTAAAAGATCCAACTATATTTTGTAAAGAAGAGATGGAAAGAAACGATAATTGGGAGTATGAAGAAGTGTGCCAGAAAATACGCAGAATTCTAAAGCAAAGTACAGCAGAGATGGTAATTGCTATAGCACTTGATGGGATGTCAGTTGGAGAATATGCAGATTTGACAGGAGATATTGCGAACAATGTCAGCCATCGCTATAGAAGGGCAATAAAAAAACTTAAAGATAATTATTTGAAGACGTCCTTTTAG
- a CDS encoding NACHT domain-containing protein, producing MQFKEFVQKLFSAISDGESTSSFTKTMLENIVTEKGLDILNGYQPSSYRAYYNGNTSITKISKKINAHIEHMEFVAYIGDLSDASVEQLCRIFKEDIPNIEPLNAPEKLAELFAKIITDAAGAKKKTFTKSKKLKSDEPVEISISGVSEHTPKPQTFKKYLTSASTYYSTKKTLLYAEEPRPFYELYVCNDIQRHNRLLYLEDAIRDVTIKKLEKEAKYIIIQGLGGIGKSMLLTHLFLSSAKQVETTDSIPLMLSLKDYKDTTITMIDFICKSVNEYDSDISTAEITDFLRQKRLILLLDGLDEIQLSSRDAFNQSLEVLIKSYPGNTIVITSRPVNSFISYSKFTIFDIQDLTKEQALELIRKIDFWDKDGKNSFLEALDSNLYNTHREFASNPLLLTIMLMTYSSFGEVPAKMHVFYSKAYETMARLHDASKGSFKRPFHTGLTPEEFAKYFAKFCAMTYKDEILEFDSSSFASYMEKVLKTGKSEHQSISSRDFLLDLTENLCIMYQEGEHYYFIHRSFQEYFAAVCFSSGYDDKLIKVGDFFEKANNRSYTDRTFDMLYDMIPEKVERFVFLPFLEHLLGSFEKEGMGEYWEFLEKLYPFIYFGEVTSDELYFNTANSFLYRFIIKEKQLAIEFEPYNYDWPNDVYNFVDKVWVDAYIEFLDDEAYERFPDCKSIPKDLLRYTTLVEESELPHLYFDYFGKPNVEGVTIGINIKKLRENSKQYTMLKNYMEQDDFPLFREYRNIRNYYHNLKKRTKLETSSDDLFDN from the coding sequence ATGCAATTTAAAGAATTTGTACAAAAGCTGTTCTCTGCGATTAGTGATGGAGAAAGTACCAGCAGCTTTACTAAGACCATGTTGGAGAATATCGTTACTGAAAAAGGGTTGGATATTCTGAATGGTTATCAACCAAGCAGCTATAGAGCCTATTATAATGGCAATACCTCAATCACAAAAATTTCTAAAAAAATAAATGCACATATTGAGCATATGGAATTTGTTGCTTATATTGGTGATCTTTCTGATGCTTCGGTTGAACAATTATGCAGGATATTTAAAGAAGATATTCCTAATATTGAGCCACTAAATGCTCCTGAAAAGCTTGCTGAACTATTTGCAAAAATTATTACGGATGCTGCCGGAGCAAAGAAAAAAACTTTTACAAAGAGCAAAAAACTTAAATCTGATGAGCCAGTCGAGATTTCCATTAGTGGCGTATCTGAGCATACACCAAAACCTCAGACATTCAAAAAATACTTAACCTCCGCTTCAACTTACTACTCTACAAAGAAAACCTTACTATATGCTGAAGAGCCACGTCCTTTTTATGAGTTATATGTCTGCAATGACATTCAGCGTCATAACAGGTTACTTTATTTAGAGGATGCTATCAGAGATGTCACAATAAAAAAATTGGAAAAAGAAGCAAAATATATTATTATTCAGGGATTGGGTGGAATTGGAAAGTCAATGCTGCTTACACATTTATTTCTATCTTCTGCCAAACAGGTTGAAACTACCGATAGTATTCCTCTTATGCTTTCGCTAAAAGATTATAAAGATACCACAATCACTATGATTGATTTTATATGCAAATCTGTAAATGAATATGACTCAGACATTTCAACGGCGGAAATTACAGATTTCCTTAGACAAAAGCGTCTTATTCTTTTACTGGATGGACTGGATGAAATACAGCTATCCAGCAGAGATGCCTTTAACCAGAGTTTAGAAGTATTAATAAAATCATATCCCGGTAACACTATAGTTATTACTTCCCGCCCTGTGAATTCATTTATTTCCTATTCAAAGTTTACTATCTTTGATATTCAGGATCTTACCAAGGAGCAAGCTCTTGAGTTAATAAGAAAGATAGATTTTTGGGACAAGGACGGTAAGAATAGTTTTCTGGAAGCTTTAGACAGTAACTTATATAACACTCATCGTGAGTTTGCAAGCAATCCTCTCCTGTTAACCATAATGCTTATGACTTATTCCTCTTTTGGAGAGGTTCCTGCTAAAATGCATGTATTTTACTCAAAGGCTTATGAAACTATGGCTCGCTTACATGATGCTTCAAAAGGCTCATTCAAACGACCATTTCATACAGGGCTTACTCCGGAAGAATTTGCAAAATATTTTGCAAAGTTTTGCGCTATGACATATAAAGATGAAATCCTTGAGTTTGATTCCAGTAGTTTTGCATCATATATGGAAAAGGTTTTAAAAACAGGTAAATCTGAGCATCAAAGTATCTCATCTCGTGATTTCCTGTTAGATCTCACAGAGAACCTCTGTATTATGTACCAGGAAGGTGAACATTATTATTTCATTCATCGTTCCTTTCAAGAGTACTTTGCTGCTGTTTGCTTTTCTTCCGGATATGATGACAAACTTATCAAAGTAGGTGATTTTTTTGAAAAAGCAAATAATCGCTCCTACACCGACAGAACATTTGATATGCTTTACGACATGATTCCTGAAAAGGTAGAACGCTTTGTGTTTCTTCCATTCTTAGAACATTTATTAGGTAGCTTTGAAAAAGAGGGCATGGGTGAGTATTGGGAGTTCTTAGAAAAACTATACCCTTTTATTTACTTTGGAGAGGTAACTTCAGATGAACTCTACTTCAACACAGCAAATTCATTTTTATATCGTTTTATCATAAAAGAAAAACAATTGGCGATTGAATTTGAACCCTATAACTACGATTGGCCTAATGATGTTTATAATTTTGTAGATAAAGTTTGGGTTGACGCCTATATTGAATTTCTGGATGATGAAGCCTATGAAAGGTTCCCAGACTGTAAATCTATTCCAAAGGACTTGCTTCGATATACCACTTTGGTTGAAGAAAGTGAATTACCTCATCTCTACTTTGATTATTTTGGAAAACCTAACGTAGAGGGTGTTACGATTGGGATTAATATCAAAAAACTAAGAGAAAATTCTAAACAATATACTATGCTAAAAAACTATATGGAACAGGATGACTTCCCACTTTTTCGCGAGTATAGGAATATCAGAAACTATTACCATAACTTAAAGAAACGTACTAAGTTGGAAACATCATCCGATGACCTATTTGATAATTAA
- a CDS encoding NACHT domain-containing protein: protein MQFNEFAQKLSQVIRAGANTCTFTKTILEAIIIEDGHNILDSKKESSYKNYFNGNTKISGISKKIAIYVDPKEFIKYLKIFPKNTNKQLYNIFKDDIDDINPSNTYEKIAELFANIIIEASGTKKNTVKGNKKCDTYTPLKLSPNDIPKRLPITQTFQKYLNDASVYYSTKKTLLFAEKPCPFYDLYVCNDIRRNKLFESVESISGVTVEKLEQEAKYIIIQGLGGIGKSMLMTHLFLSSAKQVETTGSIPLLLSLKDYKDSDSSIVDFILKSVNEYDLSISKEDIIDSLEQKRLILLLDGLDEIQSSIRDTFNQHLESLLKAYSGNTIIITSRPVHMFISYSKFTIFDIQDLTKEQALELIGKLDFWDKEGKASFMIALDRNLYSTHKEFASNPLLLTIMLMTYSSFGEVPAKMHVFYSKAYETMARLHDASKGSFKRPLHTKLTPEEFAKYFAQFCARTYMDEVLEFDSLHFTEYMKKVLKTADPEHRNILPRAFLLDLTENLCIMYSEGERYYFIHRSFQEYFTAVYFASEYDTNLVKVGNYFENLRNRSYTDRTFDMLYDMIPQKIERFIFLPFLEKLISGFEKEGEGEREYWEFLKTIYPVLYFEEGDVGVSYLNIASSFLYRFIIYDKNLDVVSELDYCEWPSEIYELPTRNWVNAYSNFLVDEAYDRFPDYDSIPHSLLLSTELVEEDELPSLYSDYFGDPKVEGMTIDIEISELIEEPEQYITLKNYMEQDDFPLCREYKNIKNYYHNLKKRTKLETSSEDLFDN, encoded by the coding sequence ATGCAATTTAATGAATTTGCCCAAAAGTTATCTCAAGTAATAAGAGCTGGCGCAAATACCTGTACGTTTACTAAAACCATATTAGAAGCCATCATTATTGAAGATGGACATAATATACTTGATAGCAAAAAAGAGAGTAGCTATAAAAATTATTTTAATGGAAACACTAAAATTAGTGGTATTTCTAAGAAAATAGCTATTTATGTCGATCCTAAAGAATTTATAAAATACCTCAAAATATTCCCTAAGAATACAAATAAACAGTTATATAATATTTTTAAGGATGACATAGATGATATAAATCCATCAAATACTTACGAGAAAATTGCGGAATTGTTTGCAAATATAATTATTGAAGCCTCTGGCACAAAGAAAAATACAGTTAAAGGAAATAAGAAATGTGATACTTATACGCCATTAAAGTTATCTCCTAATGATATACCCAAACGCTTACCAATAACGCAGACATTCCAAAAGTATCTTAATGATGCTTCAGTTTACTACTCTACAAAAAAGACTCTACTGTTTGCTGAAAAACCTTGCCCTTTTTATGACTTATATGTGTGCAATGACATTAGGCGTAATAAGCTATTTGAATCGGTAGAATCTATAAGCGGTGTCACTGTTGAAAAGTTAGAGCAGGAAGCAAAGTATATTATTATCCAGGGACTAGGCGGGATTGGAAAATCTATGCTGATGACACATTTGTTTCTTTCTTCTGCTAAACAGGTCGAAACTACGGGAAGCATTCCACTGTTGCTTTCGCTAAAAGATTACAAAGATAGTGATAGTAGTATAGTTGACTTTATACTCAAATCTGTAAATGAATATGATTTGAGTATTTCTAAAGAGGATATTATTGATTCCCTAGAGCAAAAACGTCTTATTCTTTTACTTGACGGTCTGGATGAAATACAATCCTCCATACGAGATACTTTTAATCAACATTTAGAGTCACTACTAAAAGCATATTCTGGCAATACTATAATTATTACCTCCCGTCCTGTTCATATGTTCATTTCCTATTCTAAGTTTACAATCTTTGATATACAGGATCTAACTAAAGAACAGGCACTTGAACTTATAGGAAAGTTGGACTTTTGGGACAAAGAAGGCAAAGCTAGTTTTATGATAGCTTTAGACAGGAATCTTTACAGCACTCATAAAGAATTTGCCAGCAACCCTCTCCTATTAACCATTATGCTTATGACATATTCTTCTTTTGGAGAGGTTCCTGCTAAAATGCATGTTTTTTATTCGAAGGCTTATGAAACTATGGCTCGTTTGCATGATGCCTCAAAGGGTTCATTTAAGCGTCCATTACATACTAAGCTTACTCCAGAAGAATTTGCAAAATATTTTGCACAATTCTGTGCCAGAACATATATGGACGAAGTCCTTGAGTTTGATTCTTTACATTTTACAGAGTATATGAAAAAGGTTTTAAAAACTGCCGATCCAGAACATCGAAATATTTTACCTCGTGCTTTTTTGTTGGATTTAACAGAAAATCTGTGTATTATGTATAGTGAAGGAGAACGATACTATTTTATTCATCGTTCTTTTCAAGAATATTTTACAGCTGTTTACTTTGCGTCTGAATATGATACTAACCTTGTTAAAGTAGGAAATTATTTTGAAAACTTAAGAAATCGTTCCTATACAGACAGAACATTTGACATGCTTTACGATATGATTCCTCAAAAAATAGAACGTTTTATATTTCTTCCGTTTTTAGAAAAACTAATAAGTGGTTTTGAAAAAGAAGGGGAAGGTGAAAGGGAGTATTGGGAGTTTTTAAAAACCATATATCCTGTTCTTTACTTTGAAGAGGGAGATGTGGGAGTTTCTTACTTAAACATTGCAAGCTCATTTTTATATCGTTTTATTATATATGATAAAAATTTAGATGTTGTATCAGAGCTTGATTATTGTGAATGGCCTAGCGAAATATATGAATTACCAACCAGAAATTGGGTTAATGCATATAGTAATTTTTTGGTTGATGAAGCTTATGATAGATTCCCGGATTATGATTCTATCCCTCACAGCCTTCTCCTATCTACTGAATTGGTTGAAGAGGATGAACTTCCTTCCCTCTATTCTGACTACTTTGGAGATCCGAAAGTGGAAGGTATGACAATTGATATTGAAATTTCCGAACTTATAGAAGAGCCTGAACAGTATATTACGCTAAAAAATTATATGGAGCAGGATGACTTCCCACTTTGTCGCGAGTATAAGAATATTAAAAACTATTACCATAACTTAAAGAAACGTACTAAGTTGGAAACATCATCCGAAGACCTATTCGATAATTAA